The DNA sequence AGCAGTCTCGCGCGACACAGCAACTACTGGATGTCATTAAATCGTACCTGAAGTAGGCCCCATCGGAGATCGTCCCATGCAAGATACGCTTACGCTTGTCTATTTTCCGACCGCTATCGTGCTTGGAGCGCTTCACGCGCTCGAGCCGGGGCACGCGAAAACGCTTACGGCCGCCTACCTGATCGGCATCAAGGGCACCAAGCGGGACGCGCTTCTGCTGGGCCTCTCCGTGGCGGCCACGCACAGCGTCGTCGTCATTGCGCTTGCAGCGGGCGCCCTGTACCTCGGGCGGGAGGCGTTCGCCGACAGCGCCATGTACTGGCTCCAGATTTCAAGCGGCGTCATCGTCGTTGGCTTGGGTGCGTGGCTGTTGTGGCGGCGATGGCCTCGGCATGCCCCCCATGAGCACGGCCACCATCACCATCACGCGCCGGACCCGGTGCACGTACACGGGAAGCTCGTCCACGGGACACTCGAAATTATCGACACTCCGGAGGGCGAACGGATGCGGCTTACACTGGACGAATCTTACCCGGATGTTTCGTATCGGGTTGAAATTCAGCGCGATGGAAACCGAATCGAAGTGCTCCCACTTTGTACTCCGGATGGCAATTCCGTTCTTCTGAGCGATGCCGCGCCGGAAGAACCCCATGAGTTTTCCGCAGCATTAATCGCCACGCGCGGCGACGATCGCGAAACGGTTTCGTTCGGCATGCAAGAGCCTATTCACGATCACGACCACAGCCATATGACAGACGACGAGCACGCGCGCGCCCACGCCGCGACATTGCCCGACTACGCGAAGCGGGGCGACAGACCGACAGTCGTCCAATTGCTCTCGTTTGGCGCCGCGGGCGGCATGATTCCGTGCCCCGCATCGGTTACCGTGATGTTGCTCGCGCTGAGCGTTGGCAAGGCCGGGATGGGGATGCTGACGGTATTGGGTTTCAGCTTCGGACTCGCGGTGACGCTCGTCGGCGTCGGCCTGACGGTTGTGCTCGGCATTAGAGCGGTCGGGCGCACGCATCGCTTCGAGTGGGTCTCGCAGTCCGCCCCCGCGCTGAGCGCCGCGGTAGTCATGGTGTCCGGTTTGGCTGCGCTAGTCTTCGCACAATTCCACGGACAGTGAACACAAGTTTGCTCCATAGCCCACCGTACGCGACGCAGTGCCGGAAGCAGCGTACCGCGGTGTTTCGTCGCAACCTCGCTAACCCGGATTCTTCACGCGAACAGCAAAGCCGTGTACTATCCGTTGCGTCACATGAAGTTCCATAGGTTCACGTCTTTACAGGGTGTTCGCGTGAAGAATCCTCCCGCCATGCGCTCGAGGGTTTACTCGTGAGCATTTCTCACCGCACCGAAGGATTTTACATCCACTGCGACGTCGTGGGGCGGTGAGAAATGCGGGCTGACACCGAATAACGCTGCGATCGCCCCCGAATTTGACGCGCGCACCGTTTGTGACTAGGCTCTTGCCGGGGCATTTCCACTGACTACTTGCAAGGGGTGTTCACATGGCGCAGATGGGTGTAGGAATAGTCGGCACGGGTTGGGTTTCGGGCGAGCACATCCGTGCGTTCGAGGTAAACCCTCATACGAAGGTCCTCGCATTGTGCGGCCGCACGGCGGATTCCGCGAAAGCCAAAGCAGCGGAATGCGGCATTCAATGCGACGTCTTCACCGATTACGAAAAGATGCTCGCGCATCCCGGCATTAACATCGTCTCCATCGCGACGCCGCCCAACCTGCACAAACAGCAGGCGGTCGCTGCCGCGCAAGCCGGCAAACACATCATGCTCGAAAAGGCCATGGCTACAACGATTGAAGATACGAAAGCGATTCGCGACGCCGTCGCCAAAGCGGGCGTGAAATCCGTCGTCAATTTCGTGCTCCGCTGGAACCCGCTCTTCGAGATAATCAAGTCCCAACTCGCGGACGACGCCATCGGCGACATCATCATGGGTGAAGTCGACTACTTCCACGGCATTGGCCCCTGGTACAAGCAATTCGGTTGGAACGTCAAAAAGGACGTGGGCGTCAGTTCCCTGCTTTCCGCCGGTTGCCATGCGCTCGACGGGCTGCGCTGGTTTATGGGCGGCGAAATCGCCGAGGTGTTCCAATACGCCGCCTATGGCAAGGGTGAGCCGTTTAAGGGCTACGAATACGCTCCGACAACCTGCACCATGCTGAAGTTCAACGACGGCCGCATCGGCAAGGTCGCGTCGTGCATCGAATGCATCCAGCCCTACGTGTTCAACATCAACCTTGTTGGCGCGCACGGCACCATCAAGAACAACAACATCTATTCGAAAAAGAAATTCGCCGGCCAGACATCGTGGACAACCGTGCCTACGATTCTCCCCGACAGTGGCGACGTCACGCACCATCCATTCGTGTACGAAGCCGCCCACCTCGTTGATTGCATCCTCGCGAACAAGGAATCGCACTGCAACGTCGCCGACGCGTACAAGACGCATGAGGCCTGCTTCGCCGCCGACCTTTCCGGCAAGGAAGGCAGGCCCGTGACGTTGCCGC is a window from the Candidatus Hydrogenedentota bacterium genome containing:
- a CDS encoding Gfo/Idh/MocA family oxidoreductase, which translates into the protein MAQMGVGIVGTGWVSGEHIRAFEVNPHTKVLALCGRTADSAKAKAAECGIQCDVFTDYEKMLAHPGINIVSIATPPNLHKQQAVAAAQAGKHIMLEKAMATTIEDTKAIRDAVAKAGVKSVVNFVLRWNPLFEIIKSQLADDAIGDIIMGEVDYFHGIGPWYKQFGWNVKKDVGVSSLLSAGCHALDGLRWFMGGEIAEVFQYAAYGKGEPFKGYEYAPTTCTMLKFNDGRIGKVASCIECIQPYVFNINLVGAHGTIKNNNIYSKKKFAGQTSWTTVPTILPDSGDVTHHPFVYEAAHLVDCILANKESHCNVADAYKTHEACFAADLSGKEGRPVTLPL